The bacterium genome has a window encoding:
- a CDS encoding pilin, whose translation MKKILYSLIAVFVGASALNLVFSKASLAAGCDSTFFGIPSWCRGLGEGDGVKPIGKDGISIQQFIWTVVGNISDGIFRIIGVIAMGFIIWAGFQYMIAAGDSGKVAKAKATLTNAIIGLIIAVGASMIVQLIMGVF comes from the coding sequence ATGAAGAAGATTTTATATAGTTTAATTGCAGTGTTTGTTGGCGCTTCTGCTCTTAACTTGGTTTTTAGTAAAGCGAGTTTGGCGGCTGGTTGTGATTCGACATTTTTCGGTATTCCATCTTGGTGTCGTGGTCTTGGAGAAGGTGACGGTGTGAAGCCGATTGGAAAAGATGGTATATCTATTCAACAGTTTATTTGGACTGTAGTTGGCAATATATCTGACGGTATATTCAGAATAATTGGTGTTATAGCAATGGGCTTCATTATCTGGGCCGGATTCCAATATATGATTGCGGCGGGAGATAGTGGTAAGGTCGCCAAGGCTAAAGCTACCTTAACCAATGCGATTATTGGATTAATTATCGCTGTTGGTGCGTCAATGATTGTTCAATTGATTATGGGGGTATTTTAA
- a CDS encoding pilin — MLSKIKNIVFATVLAVSGLAVVTPTVDATTGTSGGQSSSVTSGGLRGGIDTGATDNTRKDLFGDGGIFTTIINVMLFIIGALSVIMLIYGGIRYTISRGDSGEVNNAKNTILYAIVGLIVSILAYAIVNFVVTEFQEK, encoded by the coding sequence ATGTTATCAAAAATTAAAAATATTGTATTCGCAACAGTTTTAGCGGTCTCAGGATTGGCTGTTGTTACCCCTACCGTTGATGCTACTACTGGAACTTCAGGTGGACAATCAAGTAGCGTAACTTCCGGTGGATTGCGAGGGGGTATTGATACTGGCGCAACCGACAATACAAGAAAAGACCTATTTGGTGATGGTGGTATTTTTACTACTATCATTAATGTTATGCTATTCATAATTGGTGCGCTTTCTGTGATTATGCTTATCTACGGTGGTATCCGATACACAATTTCTCGCGGTGACTCTGGTGAAGTTAATAACGCTAAAAATACCATTCTTTACGCGATTGTTGGTTTGATTGTTTCTATCCTTGCATACGCGATCGTTAACTTTGTTGTTACTGAATTCCAAGAAAAATAG
- a CDS encoding Hsp20/alpha crystallin family protein codes for MARRQNDDFLQDELEAAFDFGDELLGNTAEDTFAEEEVIVEQEEAQEELPGQLAVDVYETEDKLFVKARTAGVNKHDLDVSLSDNILTISGTLSSGEEDGVIAHHAQECYWGEFSRTLELPVPIKEDEVEAMLKDGILTISFSKIKQESKRIQVL; via the coding sequence ATGGCACGAAGACAAAATGATGATTTTCTACAAGATGAACTAGAGGCGGCTTTTGACTTTGGCGATGAGCTTTTAGGCAATACTGCCGAAGATACTTTTGCCGAGGAAGAAGTTATTGTTGAGCAAGAAGAAGCGCAAGAGGAACTTCCTGGACAACTTGCAGTTGATGTTTATGAGACTGAAGATAAGTTGTTTGTTAAGGCTCGCACTGCTGGTGTCAACAAGCACGATTTGGACGTTTCTTTGAGTGATAATATCTTGACAATTAGCGGAACTCTAAGTTCTGGTGAAGAAGATGGCGTTATCGCGCATCACGCTCAAGAGTGCTACTGGGGAGAATTCTCTCGAACGCTCGAACTTCCTGTCCCTATTAAAGAAGATGAAGTTGAAGCGATGCTCAAAGATGGAATTTTGACAATTTCATTTAGTAAAATCAAACAAGAATCAAAACGAATCCAAGTTTTGTAA
- a CDS encoding polyribonucleotide nucleotidyltransferase, producing the protein MIINPRGKDIVEVSTNFMGKKLTLEVNRVGFRTTSSVIAKYGETVVLGTVQVGNKPVSGMDYFPLSIDYEEKWYAAGRISASRFIKREGRPSDDAILVGRLIDRPIRPLFPKGYRQEVQVVSSVLSADPTFRPDMIAMLASSAALMLAGVPFDGPVAGLRVGIVDGEFKAFLNPEERDNSPLDLVVAGISSGITMVEAGANEVPEEKIIEALSWAHEQIQPLIALQNELRSKVEVKEKEFELILPNEEILAEVAEWCEGKFGEKIRFEYPIRNDKIAEIRADFHAQMEDRYGENYEELRAEYDDAFTSVLHKDVRRGIVEDGVRPDGRALDEIRPLSSEVGFLPRAHGSSLFTRGVTQGMNIVTLAPLSYSQLVDTMEYNEIERRYMHHYNAPAYTVGEVRRLGAPGRREIGHGYLAQRALEAVLPSIEEFPYAIRSVTEIMSQNGSTSMAATCSSTLALMDAGVPLKAPVSGIAMGLMMDNETPYILSDIADAEDFAGDMDFKCTGTRNGITALQMDMKVHGLPVSVLEKAILTSRSGRNFILNHMLSVISEPRSAISPYAPRIEKIKINPDKIGAVIGKGGETINKITQETGAEVDIKEDGLITIAAADTVKIEKALNWIKSLTEEPEVGKIYRGKVVSIKEFGAFVNILSGIDGMLHISQISDKRVEKVTDVLKEGQEVVVKLEKIDDKGRLALTMKGIEQK; encoded by the coding sequence ATGATTATCAATCCTCGAGGAAAAGATATTGTCGAAGTTTCGACCAATTTTATGGGGAAAAAATTAACTCTCGAAGTCAACCGTGTTGGCTTTCGAACCACATCAAGCGTTATCGCTAAGTATGGTGAAACTGTGGTTCTCGGCACTGTTCAAGTCGGCAACAAACCCGTCAGCGGAATGGACTATTTCCCGCTTTCGATTGATTATGAAGAAAAATGGTATGCGGCTGGTCGGATTTCTGCGAGCCGTTTCATCAAGCGCGAAGGTCGGCCATCAGATGATGCCATTTTGGTTGGGCGCCTTATTGACCGCCCTATTCGACCACTTTTCCCTAAGGGCTATCGACAGGAAGTTCAGGTTGTATCGAGTGTTCTAAGCGCCGATCCAACTTTCCGCCCAGATATGATTGCGATGCTTGCGTCCAGTGCGGCTTTGATGCTCGCCGGTGTACCTTTTGATGGTCCAGTTGCGGGGCTTCGAGTTGGAATTGTTGATGGCGAATTTAAGGCTTTCTTGAATCCAGAAGAGCGCGACAATTCTCCGCTCGACCTCGTTGTTGCGGGAATTTCCAGTGGAATTACAATGGTTGAGGCTGGCGCTAATGAAGTCCCAGAGGAAAAAATCATTGAAGCGTTGTCGTGGGCGCACGAGCAAATTCAGCCGCTCATCGCGCTTCAAAATGAACTTCGAAGCAAAGTTGAAGTTAAAGAAAAGGAGTTCGAACTTATCTTACCGAATGAAGAAATTTTGGCGGAAGTGGCCGAATGGTGTGAAGGTAAATTTGGCGAAAAAATCCGCTTCGAATATCCTATTCGAAATGATAAAATTGCTGAAATTCGCGCTGATTTCCACGCGCAGATGGAAGATCGTTACGGCGAGAATTACGAGGAACTCCGTGCTGAATATGACGACGCCTTCACTTCGGTGCTTCATAAAGATGTCCGCCGTGGGATTGTTGAAGATGGCGTGCGTCCAGATGGTCGCGCGTTGGACGAAATCCGTCCGCTTTCGAGCGAAGTCGGCTTTTTGCCCCGTGCTCACGGCTCTTCTCTCTTTACTCGTGGCGTTACGCAGGGCATGAACATTGTCACACTTGCGCCGCTTTCATACAGTCAACTTGTTGATACGATGGAGTATAACGAAATTGAACGCCGTTACATGCACCACTATAACGCGCCAGCCTACACTGTGGGCGAAGTTCGCCGCCTTGGCGCTCCGGGTCGCCGAGAAATTGGCCACGGCTATCTCGCTCAGCGTGCGCTCGAAGCCGTTCTTCCTTCGATCGAAGAATTCCCTTACGCCATCCGCAGCGTTACTGAGATTATGTCGCAAAATGGTTCAACTTCGATGGCGGCGACTTGTTCCAGCACTTTGGCGCTGATGGACGCTGGTGTTCCGCTTAAAGCGCCAGTTTCTGGAATTGCGATGGGTCTAATGATGGACAACGAAACGCCGTATATTTTGAGCGATATTGCTGATGCGGAAGACTTTGCCGGCGATATGGACTTCAAATGTACGGGTACCCGCAACGGTATCACCGCCCTTCAGATGGATATGAAGGTTCATGGCTTGCCTGTCTCTGTGCTTGAAAAAGCGATTTTGACTTCTCGAAGTGGCAGGAATTTTATTTTGAATCATATGCTCAGTGTGATTTCTGAGCCAAGGAGCGCAATTTCTCCATACGCCCCACGGATTGAAAAAATCAAAATCAATCCAGATAAAATCGGCGCCGTCATCGGTAAAGGCGGTGAAACAATCAATAAAATCACGCAAGAAACTGGTGCAGAAGTTGATATCAAAGAAGATGGCCTCATTACTATCGCCGCCGCCGACACTGTCAAGATCGAAAAGGCTCTCAACTGGATCAAATCTCTTACCGAAGAGCCAGAAGTTGGTAAAATCTACCGCGGAAAAGTTGTTTCGATTAAAGAGTTTGGCGCTTTCGTGAATATCCTGAGCGGCATCGACGGAATGCTTCATATTTCGCAAATCTCCGACAAGCGCGTCGAGAAAGTCACGGATGTCCTTAAAGAAGGTCAAGAAGTTGTTGTTAAACTCGAAAAAATCGATGACAAAGGTCGCCTCGCTCTCACAATGAAAGGTATTGAACAGAAATAG
- a CDS encoding recombinase family protein, translating to MNTRTLTIKDWTSTDFSSLSNLTAIYCRLSAEDGNEGESNSIANQRQILGNFALKENLRNPVFFTDDGFSGSNFNRPAITKLLELVDLGKVKTVIVKDLSRLGRDYLRVGRLLESVFPAKNIRFISLNEQVDSLKVSTQDAYMLPLVNIFNEWYSRQCSEKIKLSKHTKAKSGQKIAWQAPYGYIKNPDNCNEWTVDKEASKNIQRVFREFLAGKTPTEIAHELRNDKILTPVHHKRKLGLKGCVTSAGSTYHWRAQMIWAILDREEYTGATVNLKWDKPSHKSKKQLIKPKSEWLVFPDTHEAIIDKETFQTVQKMRSHKRVTQRHQWRDKEGHENTFAGLVYCQNGHKLTFCPQQKGDLNLDHYKCRHYGRIKTTCSHSHYIRKEVLTKLIGDDVRELLAQIALDEGAFAKKLRQRYNVGQNQKLIQSQKTLEELKNRHQQIDQIISNLYEDKISGSLTAERFFKMSEKYEAEQTTLSTEIAHLEREISKQVQTSSNIEKFLKQVRKCTQLETLTPEIVNNLIDKIEVSVISRSKKQIKIYYNFIGEL from the coding sequence ATGAACACAAGAACATTGACAATTAAAGATTGGACAAGCACGGACTTTTCGAGCCTCAGCAACCTAACTGCTATTTACTGCCGTCTATCTGCCGAGGACGGAAATGAGGGAGAAAGCAACTCCATCGCCAACCAACGGCAGATTTTGGGCAATTTTGCTTTAAAAGAAAATCTCAGAAATCCCGTCTTCTTCACAGATGACGGCTTTTCTGGCAGTAATTTTAACCGTCCAGCCATCACTAAACTTCTCGAACTTGTGGACTTGGGTAAGGTCAAGACAGTCATCGTCAAAGACCTTTCTCGCCTTGGTCGAGATTATTTGCGGGTTGGGCGGCTGCTTGAAAGTGTTTTTCCTGCCAAAAATATCCGTTTTATTTCACTCAACGAACAAGTGGATAGCCTCAAAGTTTCTACTCAGGATGCCTATATGTTACCCCTTGTAAATATCTTCAACGAATGGTATAGCAGGCAATGTAGTGAGAAGATAAAACTTTCCAAGCATACCAAGGCAAAAAGTGGGCAAAAGATTGCTTGGCAAGCCCCTTATGGCTACATCAAGAATCCTGATAATTGTAACGAATGGACGGTGGATAAGGAGGCTTCAAAAAATATCCAGCGGGTATTTCGAGAATTTCTGGCTGGCAAAACGCCAACGGAAATTGCCCACGAACTTCGAAACGATAAGATTCTCACCCCAGTTCATCACAAGAGAAAACTTGGGTTAAAAGGTTGCGTGACTTCGGCTGGCTCAACCTATCACTGGCGAGCACAGATGATTTGGGCGATTTTAGACCGTGAAGAATACACGGGGGCGACGGTTAACTTGAAGTGGGATAAGCCATCTCACAAAAGTAAAAAGCAACTTATCAAACCCAAGAGCGAATGGCTGGTTTTTCCTGATACTCATGAAGCGATTATTGATAAAGAGACCTTTCAGACCGTTCAAAAAATGCGGAGCCACAAGCGTGTCACCCAGCGTCATCAGTGGCGAGACAAGGAGGGGCATGAGAACACCTTCGCAGGCTTGGTCTATTGCCAAAATGGGCATAAATTGACCTTTTGTCCGCAACAAAAAGGCGACCTCAACCTTGACCACTACAAGTGTCGGCATTACGGAAGGATAAAAACGACCTGTTCGCACAGCCATTACATTCGAAAAGAGGTTCTTACCAAGTTGATTGGCGACGATGTTCGGGAGCTTTTGGCTCAGATTGCTTTGGATGAAGGTGCCTTTGCGAAGAAACTTCGTCAGCGTTATAATGTTGGGCAAAATCAAAAACTGATTCAAAGCCAGAAGACCTTGGAAGAACTGAAAAATCGCCATCAGCAAATTGACCAGATTATCTCCAATTTATACGAAGATAAAATTTCTGGTAGTTTGACGGCGGAGCGATTTTTCAAGATGAGCGAAAAGTACGAGGCGGAACAAACAACGCTTTCGACAGAAATTGCTCACCTCGAAAGGGAAATATCCAAGCAAGTCCAGACGTCTTCGAATATCGAGAAATTTCTCAAACAAGTTCGAAAATGCACCCAGCTGGAAACCTTAACGCCTGAAATCGTGAATAATTTGATTGACAAAATCGAAGTTTCAGTTATCAGCAGAAGCAAAAAACAGATTAAGATTTACTACAATTTTATCGGGGAATTATAA
- a CDS encoding replication-relaxation family protein, with product MRLTKQDVEVLNLLNRCRYATTRQLVELYFRQNKPKTATRRTNLLTKKLNNLGLIAHLNRRIGGVRAGSGSYVWHITHRGIKELRKVDESVKIRLKNRYEPSQNHLKHQLFVTQIFVELNTLHLEGKILLDTFSFEPKCWRSFATLFSSLTLKPDAFAKLTVGDFEEAYFFEADNATEHLGRIIAKCKQYIAYFNTGIEQRENEIFPLVVWLVPDDKRKLAVLNRIREDLDAYWELLEVVTLDEFSGFIEGGRDD from the coding sequence ATGAGACTAACTAAGCAGGATGTTGAGGTATTGAACTTGCTAAACCGCTGTCGCTACGCCACAACAAGGCAGTTGGTAGAGCTTTATTTTAGACAAAACAAACCTAAGACTGCCACCAGACGAACCAATCTTTTGACTAAGAAATTGAACAATTTAGGGCTTATCGCCCACCTAAATCGCCGAATTGGTGGTGTGAGAGCTGGGAGTGGTTCCTATGTCTGGCACATCACCCATAGGGGGATAAAGGAGCTTCGAAAGGTGGACGAGAGCGTTAAGATTCGCCTAAAGAATCGCTACGAACCCAGCCAAAACCACCTCAAACACCAATTGTTTGTGACACAGATTTTTGTAGAGTTGAACACACTTCATTTGGAGGGTAAAATTCTACTTGATACTTTTTCCTTCGAACCAAAATGTTGGCGGAGTTTTGCGACCTTGTTTTCAAGCTTGACGCTCAAACCCGATGCTTTTGCGAAGCTGACGGTGGGCGATTTCGAAGAAGCTTATTTCTTCGAGGCGGATAATGCGACGGAGCACCTTGGCAGGATTATTGCCAAGTGTAAGCAATACATCGCCTACTTCAACACTGGCATTGAGCAACGAGAAAACGAAATTTTCCCTTTGGTGGTTTGGCTTGTGCCAGATGACAAACGCAAGTTGGCGGTTTTGAACCGCATCAGGGAGGATTTGGACGCTTATTGGGAACTGCTCGAAGTGGTGACTTTGGACGAATTTTCAGGATTTATAGAAGGAGGACGAGATGACTAA
- a CDS encoding type IV secretion system DNA-binding domain-containing protein, whose amino-acid sequence MKRPQNLSWQSMDWARPFEFETVCNFTTQLNGYSRRQPFIWEIRLTPEKASHLIGADPLDMRFLTEMMSSHNAVRFEKTKRNKVTSAYDITLSKHHYALKTKEVENVVRSLLSQSGTLKKQEEIVLQLIVGKSSSPKPILKDLGNPDATIWQKVTGNIPPLSSDSKALLREKLHHSQFQVSLRLGIRAENKAREIQMLKSVLASLRILERAGSQFSAKPTWVEKLNHGKIPWQFQTVLSSIELASLFCLPAGDAQYAGVSSLSPKTILPPIGLKSQAQRPFGLSLENLPRLVGIPTQSGLSHTWLLGGTGSGKSTAMLNLILADAREGRSAVVIDPKATLVSDILERLPKERDEDVVILDPSQAGQTISINLFDLVKLGVPAELVADMLLGVFQEIFEDSWGVYTQDILSHAFHTLVKADGSTLLDLPKLLTNKAFRHKILKSISDQFLLDFWQGYDNLSEQARQTMISPVLNKFRGILLRPALRGMLGKSSNAFSLKDIFDKPRILLVSLNKGLIGVETAKFVGAILLGCLYHLTLLRAKESVRKPVFIYIDEVADYLKLPVPLGDALSMSRSLGVGYVLANQFSKQLPKSLRESIYANCHNQIIFGLSMNEAKELAGLVPELSAEDFYNLPPFQVYARVATSGNQFRWLSAKTLPAPPAFRRKAEIYGDSLKRYGTMPNEESPPPITSKPVSKIGRRKKEIPDETN is encoded by the coding sequence ATGAAAAGACCCCAAAATCTATCGTGGCAAAGTATGGACTGGGCGAGACCTTTCGAATTCGAAACAGTCTGTAACTTTACTACCCAACTCAACGGCTATTCTCGTCGCCAGCCCTTTATCTGGGAAATTCGTTTGACACCAGAAAAAGCCAGCCACCTTATCGGAGCTGACCCACTGGATATGCGATTTTTAACCGAAATGATGAGTTCTCACAATGCCGTTCGTTTCGAAAAAACTAAGCGAAACAAAGTGACTTCCGCCTACGACATCACACTTTCGAAACACCACTACGCCCTCAAAACCAAGGAGGTAGAAAACGTTGTTAGAAGCCTCCTGTCCCAATCTGGCACTTTGAAAAAACAAGAAGAAATCGTTCTCCAGCTGATTGTTGGAAAATCTTCCTCGCCAAAACCAATTCTCAAAGACCTTGGCAATCCAGATGCCACGATTTGGCAAAAAGTGACAGGCAATATCCCACCACTTTCGTCAGATAGTAAAGCATTACTTCGAGAAAAACTCCACCATAGCCAGTTCCAAGTGAGTCTGCGTTTGGGGATTCGAGCAGAAAACAAGGCACGAGAAATCCAAATGTTGAAAAGCGTGCTGGCTTCACTTCGAATTTTAGAGCGAGCAGGAAGTCAATTTTCCGCCAAGCCAACTTGGGTAGAAAAACTAAACCACGGCAAGATACCGTGGCAGTTCCAGACTGTTCTTTCAAGCATTGAACTCGCCAGCCTCTTTTGTCTGCCAGCTGGCGATGCTCAATACGCAGGCGTTTCATCTTTGTCGCCTAAGACTATTTTACCACCAATCGGACTAAAATCTCAAGCCCAAAGACCCTTCGGTCTGAGCCTTGAAAATCTACCAAGATTGGTTGGTATTCCAACTCAAAGCGGGTTGTCTCACACTTGGCTTTTGGGTGGAACTGGGAGCGGAAAATCCACCGCCATGCTTAACTTGATTCTGGCGGATGCTCGTGAGGGGCGGTCTGCGGTCGTAATCGACCCCAAGGCAACGCTGGTTTCAGATATTTTGGAACGCCTACCAAAAGAGCGAGACGAGGACGTGGTTATTCTTGACCCAAGCCAAGCTGGACAAACCATTTCGATTAACCTCTTTGATTTGGTTAAATTGGGCGTGCCAGCGGAGTTGGTGGCGGATATGCTTTTGGGTGTTTTTCAGGAGATTTTTGAGGATTCTTGGGGTGTTTACACGCAGGACATTCTCAGCCACGCTTTTCACACTTTGGTGAAGGCTGATGGTTCAACGCTTCTGGATTTGCCCAAACTTTTAACCAACAAAGCCTTTCGGCACAAGATTTTGAAAAGCATTTCAGACCAATTTTTGCTGGATTTTTGGCAAGGCTATGACAACCTGAGCGAACAAGCTCGACAAACCATGATTTCGCCAGTTCTCAATAAATTTCGAGGAATTTTGTTAAGACCAGCTCTTCGAGGAATGCTTGGTAAGTCTTCAAATGCATTCTCCTTAAAAGACATTTTCGACAAACCAAGGATTTTGCTTGTATCACTAAACAAAGGCTTGATTGGGGTGGAAACGGCTAAATTTGTTGGAGCGATTTTGCTGGGTTGTTTATACCATTTGACCCTTCTGAGAGCCAAAGAAAGCGTTCGGAAACCTGTCTTCATCTATATTGACGAAGTGGCAGACTACCTCAAATTGCCTGTTCCTCTGGGCGACGCCTTATCTATGTCTCGAAGCCTGGGCGTAGGTTATGTTTTGGCAAATCAGTTTTCGAAACAGCTCCCAAAATCGCTTCGAGAGTCCATTTATGCCAACTGCCACAATCAGATTATCTTTGGGTTGAGCATGAACGAGGCCAAGGAATTGGCTGGACTTGTGCCTGAACTTTCTGCGGAAGATTTTTACAACCTGCCTCCGTTTCAAGTTTATGCGAGGGTGGCGACCTCTGGCAACCAGTTTAGATGGCTCTCCGCCAAAACCTTGCCAGCTCCGCCTGCTTTTCGAAGAAAAGCTGAGATTTATGGTGATAGTTTGAAGCGATATGGCACAATGCCTAATGAAGAAAGTCCGCCACCAATCACCTCGAAACCCGTTTCGAAAATCGGACGAAGAAAAAAGGAGATTCCAGATGAGACTAACTAA
- a CDS encoding MT-A70 family methyltransferase — translation MIKHQDTTTQHSPKKFKTILADPPWDVAQKGKLGASQHYKLMTIDQIKKMPVADLAESNAHLWLWTYPAVLEQSFDVVRTWGFEPKSIFTWVKPRLGLGNYLRNATEQVIFATRGRAPIKFKGQINWGMFPVQDHSHKPEELYNIIERCSDGDYLELFARRPVPSDKSWSVWGNEIQSDIIIPNYPVPSYAKEVRDFTQGGQHE, via the coding sequence ATGATAAAACATCAAGACACAACAACCCAACATTCACCTAAGAAGTTCAAAACCATTCTTGCCGATCCACCTTGGGACGTGGCTCAAAAAGGCAAACTTGGGGCAAGCCAGCACTACAAGCTGATGACTATCGACCAAATCAAAAAGATGCCTGTCGCCGACCTCGCAGAAAGCAACGCCCATCTCTGGCTCTGGACTTATCCAGCCGTTCTCGAACAATCGTTCGATGTGGTGCGAACTTGGGGCTTCGAGCCAAAATCCATCTTCACTTGGGTTAAGCCTCGTCTCGGTTTGGGCAATTACCTTCGAAACGCCACTGAGCAGGTTATCTTCGCCACACGAGGAAGAGCTCCCATTAAGTTCAAAGGGCAAATCAACTGGGGTATGTTCCCTGTTCAAGACCATTCTCACAAGCCCGAAGAACTTTACAATATCATCGAACGCTGTTCAGACGGTGACTACCTCGAACTCTTCGCCCGCCGTCCCGTGCCATCAGATAAAAGCTGGTCGGTCTGGGGCAATGAAATCCAGAGCGATATTATTATTCCGAACTATCCAGTGCCAAGTTATGCTAAAGAAGTTCGAGATTTCACTCAAGGAGGTCAACATGAATGA